The Streptomyces sp. Je 1-332 genome has a window encoding:
- a CDS encoding SDR family NAD(P)-dependent oxidoreductase produces MGNFLAGKVVAVTGAGRGIGKAVALAAAAEGAKVVVNDYGVSMEGAQPTSEIADGVVKEIQAAGGDAVAVADDISTMAGGQRIVDVALAEYGRIDGVVCVAGILRERMLFNMSEQEWDPVVATHLKGTFTVFKAASAVMRKQGTGTLIGFTSGNHQGSVAQANYSAAKGGIISLVRSAALGLNKYGVTANAVAPVARTRMSANVPMELKEIGEPEDVAALVTYLLSERARQEKITGQVYTVAGPKIAVWAQPRELRAGYVEGGWTPEKIADFLPGTVGVDPMPLLAQVEAMAKAAAAKDRPNA; encoded by the coding sequence GTGGGGAACTTCTTGGCAGGCAAGGTGGTGGCCGTGACCGGTGCCGGGCGCGGCATCGGCAAGGCGGTCGCGCTCGCCGCCGCGGCCGAGGGCGCGAAGGTCGTCGTGAACGACTACGGCGTCTCCATGGAGGGCGCGCAGCCGACCAGTGAGATAGCCGACGGCGTGGTCAAGGAGATCCAGGCGGCGGGCGGCGACGCCGTCGCCGTGGCCGACGACATCTCGACCATGGCGGGCGGGCAGCGGATCGTGGACGTCGCCCTCGCCGAGTACGGGCGGATCGACGGCGTCGTGTGCGTGGCCGGGATCCTGCGGGAGCGGATGCTCTTCAACATGTCCGAGCAGGAGTGGGACCCGGTGGTCGCCACACACCTGAAGGGCACGTTCACCGTATTCAAGGCAGCTTCGGCGGTCATGCGGAAGCAGGGCACCGGCACGCTGATCGGCTTCACCAGCGGCAACCACCAGGGGTCCGTCGCACAGGCCAACTACAGCGCGGCCAAGGGCGGGATCATCTCGCTGGTGCGCAGCGCGGCGCTCGGTCTGAACAAGTACGGGGTGACGGCGAACGCGGTGGCGCCCGTCGCGCGGACCCGGATGTCCGCCAACGTGCCCATGGAGCTGAAGGAGATCGGGGAGCCGGAGGACGTGGCCGCGCTCGTCACGTATCTGCTGAGCGAGCGTGCCCGGCAGGAGAAGATCACCGGGCAGGTCTACACGGTCGCGGGCCCGAAGATCGCGGTGTGGGCGCAGCCGCGTGAGCTGCGGGCCGGGTATGTCGAGGGGGGCTGGACCCCGGAGAAGATCGCCGACTTCCTGCCGGGGACGGTGGGGGTCGACCCGATGCCGCTGCTGGCCCAGGTGGAGGCGATGGCGAAGGCCGCCGCCGCCAAAGACCGGCCGAACGCGTAG
- a CDS encoding flavin reductase family protein — MGHAGMAATVVRYLRSVGAPTATGPVEVLPRPQLRAVGDDERAPLDAGEFRRVLGNFATGVTVVTAPASEGEEGPAGFACQSFSSLSLDPPLVSFMVARTSTTWPRIARAGVFCVNVLGADQGALCRGFAVSGADKFAGVVYDAAPVTGSPRLAGAPAWIDCTIQAVHTGGDHLIVVGRVDALGATDDGEPLLFHRGRFGTLAT, encoded by the coding sequence ATGGGACATGCAGGGATGGCGGCCACCGTCGTCCGATACCTCAGGTCGGTCGGCGCTCCGACCGCCACCGGTCCGGTCGAAGTCCTTCCGCGTCCGCAGCTGCGGGCGGTCGGTGACGACGAGCGGGCGCCGCTCGACGCGGGTGAGTTCCGGCGCGTGCTCGGGAACTTCGCGACCGGCGTGACCGTTGTCACGGCACCGGCATCCGAAGGCGAGGAAGGCCCGGCGGGGTTCGCCTGCCAGTCCTTCTCCTCGCTCTCCCTCGACCCGCCCCTGGTCTCCTTCATGGTCGCGCGTACGTCGACGACGTGGCCGCGCATCGCGCGCGCGGGCGTCTTCTGCGTCAACGTCCTCGGCGCCGACCAGGGCGCGCTGTGCCGCGGCTTCGCGGTGAGCGGCGCCGACAAGTTCGCCGGTGTCGTGTACGACGCCGCGCCCGTCACCGGCTCGCCCCGCCTGGCCGGCGCACCGGCCTGGATCGACTGCACGATCCAGGCGGTGCACACCGGGGGCGACCACCTGATCGTGGTCGGCCGGGTGGACGCGCTGGGCGCCACGGACGACGGCGAACCGCTCCTCTTCCACCGGGGCAGGTTCGGCACGCTCGCTACATGA
- a CDS encoding acyl-CoA dehydrogenase → MDLTYTQEEESFRAGLREWLARTLPQLPPRPDPLDWPGRRAYDMGWQRRLYDAGYAGLHWPVDAGGRGATPTQHLIFLEETEKAGAPYVGANFVGLLHAGPTIASEGTPEQRARWLPPVLRGDEVWCQGFSEPDAGSDLASLRTRAWRDGDDYVVSGSKIWTSHAEVADWCELLVRTTPVSEDVPKHRGISWLAMPMDAPGITVRPLRTLAGSTEFAEVFLDEVRVPVANRVGAENDGWRVTMVTLSYERGTAFVGEVVACRRVLGELAREARKNGRWDDAVLRRRLGRLSAEFGALWRLTQWNVSESQRAGGGVPGIGGSVFKLRYSHARQELYEAAGEVLGPGALDLGHDWTLDRLSSLSYTIAAGTSQIQQNIVAERILGLPKGR, encoded by the coding sequence GTGGACCTCACCTACACGCAGGAGGAGGAATCCTTCCGGGCGGGCCTGCGCGAGTGGCTGGCCCGGACACTCCCCCAACTGCCGCCGAGACCCGACCCCTTGGACTGGCCGGGGCGCCGGGCCTACGACATGGGGTGGCAGCGCAGGCTGTACGACGCCGGGTACGCGGGGCTGCACTGGCCCGTCGACGCGGGCGGCCGTGGCGCCACCCCGACCCAGCACCTGATCTTCCTGGAGGAGACGGAGAAGGCGGGCGCGCCCTACGTAGGGGCGAACTTCGTGGGCCTGCTGCACGCGGGACCCACCATCGCCTCCGAAGGGACCCCGGAACAGCGCGCCCGGTGGCTGCCGCCCGTGCTGCGCGGCGACGAGGTGTGGTGCCAGGGGTTCAGCGAGCCGGACGCGGGCTCCGACCTCGCGTCGCTGCGCACGCGCGCGTGGCGCGACGGCGACGACTACGTGGTGAGCGGATCCAAGATCTGGACCTCGCACGCGGAGGTCGCCGACTGGTGCGAACTCCTCGTGCGGACGACGCCGGTGAGCGAGGACGTGCCCAAGCACCGCGGCATCTCATGGCTCGCGATGCCGATGGACGCCCCCGGGATCACGGTCCGCCCGCTGCGCACGCTCGCGGGCTCGACCGAGTTCGCCGAGGTGTTCCTCGACGAGGTGCGCGTCCCGGTCGCCAACCGCGTCGGCGCGGAGAACGACGGCTGGCGCGTGACGATGGTGACGCTGTCGTACGAGCGCGGGACGGCCTTCGTGGGGGAGGTCGTCGCCTGCCGCCGGGTCCTCGGCGAACTGGCCCGCGAGGCGCGCAAGAACGGCCGCTGGGACGACGCGGTCCTGCGCCGCAGGCTCGGCAGGCTGAGCGCGGAGTTCGGGGCGCTGTGGCGGCTCACGCAGTGGAACGTCAGCGAGTCGCAGCGGGCGGGCGGCGGCGTACCGGGCATCGGCGGTTCCGTCTTCAAGCTGCGCTACTCGCACGCACGCCAGGAGCTGTACGAGGCCGCGGGCGAGGTGCTCGGACCCGGGGCGCTCGACCTGGGCCACGACTGGACCCTGGACCGGCTCTCCTCGCTCTCGTACACGATCGCCGCCGGGACCTCGCAGATCCAGCAGAACATCGTGGCCGAGCGGATACTCGGCCTGCCGAAGGGGCGGTGA
- a CDS encoding cyclase family protein, which yields MPPEFFDIAKRVNNWGRWGPDDEIGTLNLITDEVVREAAATIRTGRRIPLALPLKEDGVQTGLIPGRVNPLHTMVQINQELFGPGTVATSDDAVTMGLQTATHWDALTHASHSGKIYNGRPADTITAHTRARFSGIDKVPHLVSRGVLLDVARAKGLDRLPGDHAVTPEDLAQAEEFAGLTVRAGDIVLVRTGQLQTYLAGDKHAYGYPSPGLSVRTPEWFHARDVAAVANDTLTFEIFPPEIENLWLPVHALDLVEMGMLQGQNWNLEKLSTACAELSRYSFLLSAMPEPFVGGTGTPVAPVAVL from the coding sequence CTGCCCCCCGAGTTCTTCGACATCGCCAAACGCGTGAACAACTGGGGCCGTTGGGGGCCTGACGACGAGATCGGCACGCTCAACCTCATCACCGACGAGGTCGTCCGCGAGGCCGCCGCCACCATCCGCACCGGTCGGCGCATCCCGCTCGCACTGCCCCTCAAGGAGGACGGCGTCCAGACCGGGCTGATACCCGGCCGCGTCAACCCACTCCACACGATGGTGCAGATCAACCAGGAGCTCTTCGGCCCCGGCACGGTCGCCACCAGCGACGACGCCGTCACGATGGGCCTGCAGACGGCCACCCACTGGGACGCGCTCACCCACGCGTCACACTCGGGGAAGATCTACAACGGCCGTCCCGCGGACACCATCACCGCCCACACCCGCGCGCGGTTCAGCGGCATCGACAAGGTGCCGCACCTCGTCTCGCGCGGCGTACTGCTCGATGTCGCCCGCGCCAAGGGGCTCGACCGGCTGCCCGGAGATCACGCGGTCACTCCCGAAGACCTCGCGCAGGCCGAGGAGTTCGCGGGGCTCACCGTCCGCGCCGGCGACATCGTCCTCGTACGCACCGGGCAGCTCCAGACCTACCTGGCGGGCGACAAGCACGCGTACGGCTATCCGTCCCCCGGCCTCTCGGTGCGCACCCCCGAGTGGTTCCACGCGCGCGACGTCGCGGCGGTCGCCAACGACACCCTCACCTTCGAGATCTTCCCGCCCGAGATCGAGAACCTCTGGCTGCCCGTGCACGCGCTCGACCTGGTCGAGATGGGGATGCTGCAGGGCCAGAACTGGAATCTGGAAAAGTTGTCCACAGCCTGTGCAGAACTTTCCCGCTACAGCTTCCTCCTCTCCGCGATGCCCGAGCCGTTCGTCGGCGGCACGGGGACACCCGTCGCACCGGTGGCGGTGTTGTGA
- a CDS encoding MFS transporter — protein sequence MLVVVTQTDVNQTVEAPREAPRRRRRIHRAWFVAAVTFVTIIGAAAFRSLPGLLIDPLHDEFHWSRGTIGLAVSINLALYGLTAPFAAALMDRFGIRRVVAVALVVIALGSGLTVWMRHPWQLLLCWGLLVGLGSGSMALAFAATVTNRWFTTRRGLVTGILTAASASGQLIFLPLLSWLVDAHEWRPAAVTVALAALAVVPFVWLLLRDHPADVGLKPYGSAEFVEKPPPTTGAARRAVTVLFKAARTGPFWLLAGTFAICGASTNGLIQTHFVPAAHDHGMPITAAASLLAVIGVFDVVGTIASGWFTDRFDARRLLAVYYALRGVSLLFLPLLLAPTVHPPMIFFIVFYGLDWVATVPPTLALCREQYGDDSAIVFGWVLASHQVGAAIVAVVGGVVRDAFGSYDVMWIASGALCAAAALMALVIRRAGDEKAVRPAVM from the coding sequence ATGCTGGTTGTCGTGACCCAGACAGACGTGAATCAGACGGTCGAGGCGCCCCGGGAGGCGCCGAGGCGACGGCGCCGTATCCACCGGGCGTGGTTCGTCGCCGCCGTCACCTTCGTGACGATCATCGGCGCCGCCGCGTTCCGCTCCCTGCCGGGCCTGCTCATCGACCCGCTGCACGACGAATTCCACTGGTCGCGCGGCACGATCGGCCTCGCGGTCTCCATCAACCTCGCGCTGTACGGGCTCACCGCGCCGTTCGCCGCCGCACTGATGGACCGCTTCGGCATCCGGCGGGTCGTGGCGGTCGCGCTCGTCGTGATCGCGCTCGGCTCCGGGCTCACCGTGTGGATGCGGCACCCCTGGCAGCTGCTGCTGTGCTGGGGGCTGCTCGTCGGCCTCGGCTCGGGTTCCATGGCGCTCGCCTTCGCGGCCACCGTCACCAACCGGTGGTTCACCACGCGGCGCGGGCTCGTCACCGGCATCCTGACGGCGGCTTCCGCTTCGGGTCAGCTGATCTTCCTGCCGCTGCTCTCCTGGCTCGTGGATGCCCATGAGTGGCGGCCCGCCGCCGTGACCGTCGCCCTTGCCGCGCTCGCCGTCGTCCCGTTCGTGTGGCTGCTGCTGCGCGACCATCCGGCGGACGTGGGCCTGAAGCCGTACGGCTCCGCGGAGTTCGTGGAGAAGCCGCCGCCCACCACCGGGGCCGCGCGGCGTGCGGTCACCGTGCTGTTCAAGGCGGCACGCACCGGACCGTTCTGGTTGCTCGCGGGGACCTTCGCCATCTGCGGCGCCTCGACGAACGGCCTGATCCAGACGCACTTCGTGCCCGCCGCGCACGACCACGGCATGCCGATCACGGCCGCCGCTTCGCTCCTCGCCGTCATCGGCGTCTTCGACGTCGTGGGAACGATCGCGTCCGGCTGGTTCACGGACCGCTTCGACGCGCGGCGTCTCCTTGCCGTGTACTACGCGCTGCGCGGCGTCTCGCTGCTCTTCCTGCCGCTGCTGCTCGCGCCGACCGTGCACCCGCCGATGATCTTCTTCATCGTCTTCTACGGCCTCGACTGGGTGGCGACGGTGCCGCCGACCCTGGCCCTGTGCCGCGAGCAGTACGGCGACGACAGCGCCATCGTCTTCGGCTGGGTGCTCGCCTCGCACCAGGTGGGAGCCGCGATCGTGGCCGTCGTCGGCGGCGTCGTACGGGACGCCTTCGGGTCGTACGACGTGATGTGGATCGCCTCCGGGGCGCTGTGCGCGGCGGCGGCGCTGATGGCGCTGGTCATCCGGCGGGCCGGCGACGAGAAGGCCGTGCGGCCCGCGGTCATGTAG
- a CDS encoding Zn-dependent alcohol dehydrogenase, protein MRGVVFDRSRAEGSRVQVVDDLEIRGPGPGEVLVAVKAAGLCHSDLSVIDGTIPFPSPVVLGHEGAGVVESVGAGVTHVSTGDHVALSTIASCGACGECNRGRPTMCRRAIGMPDQPFSRGGEPVYQFAANSAFAERTVVKAVQAVKIPEEIPLTSAALIGCGVVTGVGAALNRAKVDRGDSVVVIGTGGIGLNVLQGARIAGATRIVAVDANPDKEGVARQFGATHFFSSAEAEGVRELLPTGADHVFECVGRVELIRQSIDLLDRHGQAILLGVPPATAEASFLVSSLFLDKSILGCRYGSARPQRDFALYAELYLAGRLLLDELVTETYPVEDFAKAVGDAEAGRVARGVLTF, encoded by the coding sequence ATGAGGGGTGTCGTTTTCGACAGGAGCAGGGCTGAGGGGAGTCGGGTCCAGGTAGTCGACGACCTGGAGATCCGGGGACCCGGGCCGGGGGAAGTGCTGGTCGCCGTCAAGGCAGCGGGGCTGTGCCACAGCGACCTGTCGGTCATCGACGGGACCATCCCCTTCCCCTCGCCGGTGGTGCTCGGGCATGAAGGGGCGGGGGTGGTGGAGTCGGTCGGTGCGGGGGTGACGCATGTGAGCACCGGTGACCATGTGGCGCTCTCGACCATCGCCAGCTGTGGGGCGTGCGGGGAGTGCAACCGGGGGCGGCCGACCATGTGCCGGCGTGCGATCGGGATGCCGGACCAGCCGTTCTCGCGGGGCGGTGAGCCGGTCTACCAGTTCGCGGCGAACTCCGCGTTCGCGGAACGCACGGTGGTGAAGGCCGTGCAGGCCGTGAAGATCCCGGAGGAGATTCCGCTGACGTCGGCGGCGCTGATCGGGTGCGGGGTGGTGACGGGGGTCGGCGCCGCCCTGAACCGCGCGAAGGTCGACCGGGGTGACAGCGTGGTGGTGATCGGTACCGGGGGGATCGGCCTGAACGTCCTCCAGGGGGCGAGGATCGCCGGGGCCACGCGGATCGTGGCGGTCGACGCGAACCCCGACAAGGAGGGCGTGGCACGGCAGTTCGGCGCGACGCACTTCTTCTCCTCGGCGGAGGCGGAGGGGGTGCGGGAGCTGCTGCCGACGGGGGCCGACCACGTCTTCGAGTGCGTGGGCCGGGTGGAGCTGATCCGCCAGTCGATCGACCTTCTCGACCGGCATGGGCAGGCGATCCTGCTGGGGGTGCCACCGGCCACCGCGGAGGCGTCGTTCCTGGTGTCGTCCCTGTTCCTGGACAAGTCCATCCTGGGCTGCCGCTACGGCTCCGCCCGCCCGCAGCGGGACTTCGCGCTGTACGCGGAGCTTTATCTGGCGGGGCGCCTGCTGCTGGACGAGTTGGTGACGGAAACGTATCCGGTGGAGGACTTCGCGAAGGCGGTGGGGGATGCGGAGGCGGGGCGGGTGGCGCGGGGGGTTTTGACGTTCTGA
- a CDS encoding helix-turn-helix domain-containing protein: protein MASETGIPNATTAPHRVVVLALDGVIPFELGIAQRIFGRARTTEGTCLYEVVTASVRPPGPVRSDADFAILVENGPECLATADTVVIPASYELGPVYEEGVLTEELASALAHITPGTRLISICTGGYVLAAAGCLDGRTATTHWASAEHFQRLFPRVTVDPEVLFIDDGDILTSAGVAAGLDLCLHVVRRDHGAAVANEVARRTLVPPHRDGGQAQYIQRPVPAPQFATTTAARAWALARLHEPIQLRDMADQESMSVRTFTRRFREEVGISPGQWLAQQRVERARHLLESSDLSVDGVARDAGFGTAQSMRGHLQAALGVTPTAYRRTFRAGASGSLLSRAPRSLP, encoded by the coding sequence ATGGCCTCAGAGACCGGCATCCCGAACGCGACCACCGCCCCGCACCGCGTGGTGGTCCTGGCCCTGGACGGCGTGATCCCCTTCGAGTTGGGCATCGCGCAACGGATCTTCGGCCGTGCGAGGACCACCGAAGGCACGTGCCTCTACGAGGTCGTGACGGCCTCCGTCCGCCCTCCGGGCCCGGTGCGCAGCGACGCCGACTTCGCGATCCTCGTGGAGAACGGCCCGGAGTGCCTGGCCACCGCCGACACGGTGGTGATCCCGGCGTCGTACGAACTGGGGCCGGTCTACGAGGAGGGCGTCCTGACCGAGGAACTGGCCTCGGCCCTGGCGCACATCACACCGGGCACGCGCCTGATCTCCATCTGCACGGGCGGGTACGTGCTCGCCGCGGCGGGCTGTCTCGACGGCCGCACCGCGACGACGCACTGGGCGTCGGCGGAACACTTCCAGCGTCTCTTCCCCCGGGTCACGGTGGATCCGGAGGTCCTCTTCATCGACGACGGGGACATCCTCACCTCGGCGGGCGTGGCCGCGGGCCTCGACCTCTGCCTCCATGTCGTACGCCGTGACCACGGGGCGGCGGTCGCCAACGAGGTGGCCCGCCGTACGCTGGTGCCGCCGCACCGGGACGGGGGCCAGGCCCAGTACATCCAACGCCCCGTCCCGGCACCGCAGTTCGCGACGACGACGGCCGCGCGGGCGTGGGCCCTCGCGCGGCTCCACGAGCCGATTCAGCTCCGCGACATGGCGGATCAGGAATCCATGTCCGTACGCACCTTCACGCGCCGCTTCCGTGAGGAGGTGGGGATCAGCCCCGGCCAGTGGCTGGCGCAGCAGCGGGTCGAGCGGGCCCGCCACCTTCTGGAATCCAGCGATCTCTCCGTGGACGGGGTGGCGCGGGACGCGGGCTTCGGTACGGCGCAGTCCATGCGGGGGCACTTGCAGGCGGCCCTGGGTGTGACCCCGACCGCGTACCGCCGCACGTTCCGCGCCGGCGCGAGCGGCTCCCTCCTTTCTCGGGCCCCCCGCAGCCTTCCCTGA
- a CDS encoding enoyl-CoA hydratase-related protein, translated as MSDTPLDSLVLHATDNAVSWITLNRPEAMNAVTWDQRERVISLLADASSDPDVRAVVITATGKGFCAGADLRGAPSGDAERVPGDVARTIRLGAQRLIAAVLDCEKPVIAAVNGTAAGIGAHLAFACDLVVAAEQVRFIEVFVRRGLVPDGGGAYLLPRLIGPQRAKELMFFGDSVPAADAERLGLVNRVVPADELEKTARAWAERLAAGPTRAIAMTKQLVNASLQSDRATAFAAEAAAQEINMTTKDANEGVTSFVERRSPSYEGR; from the coding sequence ATGTCGGACACCCCCCTGGACTCATTGGTACTCCACGCCACTGACAACGCCGTCTCGTGGATCACCCTCAACCGGCCCGAAGCCATGAACGCCGTCACCTGGGACCAGCGCGAACGCGTCATCTCGCTGCTCGCCGACGCCTCGTCCGACCCCGACGTCAGAGCCGTCGTGATCACCGCGACCGGCAAGGGTTTCTGCGCGGGCGCCGATCTGCGCGGCGCGCCCAGCGGCGACGCCGAGCGCGTGCCCGGTGACGTGGCCCGCACGATCAGACTGGGCGCCCAGCGCCTCATCGCCGCCGTACTCGACTGCGAGAAGCCGGTGATCGCCGCGGTGAACGGCACCGCGGCCGGTATCGGCGCGCATCTCGCGTTCGCCTGCGACCTCGTCGTCGCCGCCGAACAGGTCAGGTTCATCGAGGTGTTCGTGCGCCGCGGCCTGGTGCCCGACGGCGGCGGCGCCTATCTGCTCCCACGTCTCATCGGACCGCAGCGCGCCAAGGAGCTGATGTTCTTCGGGGACTCCGTGCCGGCCGCGGACGCCGAACGCCTCGGGCTCGTCAACCGCGTCGTACCGGCCGACGAGCTGGAGAAGACGGCCCGCGCCTGGGCGGAACGCCTGGCGGCGGGACCGACGCGCGCCATCGCCATGACGAAGCAACTGGTCAACGCGTCCCTGCAGTCGGACCGCGCGACCGCCTTCGCGGCGGAGGCGGCTGCGCAGGAGATCAACATGACGACGAAGGACGCGAACGAGGGCGTCACCAGCTTCGTGGAGCGCCGCTCACCTTCGTACGAAGGCCGCTGA
- a CDS encoding ATP-binding protein — MQVLQVQLEVRPDPAEVGRARRWARSRLAGSGIGADEPLAETLILLISELVTNAVVHTGCPAVLRMRLSDAPDVPAQAAGAGPGTVRVEVADASARPPKQRHADGDATNGRGLELVDGLADRWGWQTEGAGKSIWCEVDRCDPGVAAVAFDGTTYEDVAYEAV; from the coding sequence GTGCAGGTGCTTCAAGTTCAGCTGGAGGTCAGGCCCGACCCCGCCGAGGTGGGGCGGGCTCGGAGGTGGGCGCGCTCGCGGCTCGCCGGTTCCGGGATAGGGGCCGACGAGCCACTGGCCGAGACGCTGATCCTGCTGATCTCGGAGCTGGTCACCAACGCCGTGGTGCACACGGGCTGTCCGGCCGTGCTGCGCATGCGGCTCTCCGACGCCCCGGACGTGCCCGCGCAGGCCGCGGGCGCGGGGCCGGGGACGGTCAGGGTCGAGGTGGCCGATGCCAGCGCGCGTCCGCCGAAGCAGCGGCATGCCGACGGCGACGCGACCAACGGCCGGGGCCTTGAGCTCGTCGACGGCCTCGCCGACCGCTGGGGCTGGCAGACCGAGGGCGCGGGCAAGAGCATCTGGTGCGAGGTGGACCGGTGCGATCCGGGCGTCGCGGCGGTCGCGTTCGACGGGACGACCTACGAGGACGTCGCCTACGAGGCGGTCTGA
- a CDS encoding acyl-CoA dehydrogenase family protein, whose amino-acid sequence MDFQLTEDQRALQGGVRELLDGRFDAAALRAAADSGTPSLDRALWRELGEAGFFSLRVPEEEGGVGLGLPEAVLVFEEAGRALLPGPLVATFLAAREVTGAAQGATVVTTVSGGLVPWLDEADVVHGDVSGAVPLRSVDPLTPLHRVPGDQQGWAASSEAPSAFTAAASSEADLLIAAEQLGSAGRTCEMAVRYARERTQFGRSIGSFQAVKHLCAQMLVRTEVARAAVYAASVTGDGAEITAAKLLADEAAERGARDCLQVHGGMGFTWEADVHLHLKRAWVRAGLGKAAARAEEELAAAL is encoded by the coding sequence GTGGACTTCCAACTGACGGAGGACCAGCGGGCGTTGCAGGGTGGCGTGCGCGAGCTGCTCGACGGGCGGTTCGACGCGGCCGCCCTGCGGGCCGCGGCGGACTCCGGGACTCCCTCGCTCGACCGGGCCCTGTGGCGGGAGCTGGGGGAAGCCGGGTTCTTCTCGCTGCGGGTGCCGGAGGAGGAGGGCGGGGTCGGACTCGGGCTTCCGGAGGCCGTGTTGGTCTTCGAGGAGGCGGGGCGAGCGCTGCTCCCCGGGCCGCTGGTGGCCACGTTCCTCGCGGCGCGTGAGGTCACGGGCGCGGCCCAGGGGGCGACGGTGGTGACGACCGTCTCGGGCGGGCTCGTCCCCTGGCTGGACGAGGCGGATGTCGTCCACGGGGATGTCTCCGGCGCCGTACCCCTGCGTTCCGTCGACCCGCTGACGCCGCTGCACCGGGTGCCGGGCGACCAGCAAGGCTGGGCGGCGTCGTCCGAGGCGCCATCGGCATTCACGGCGGCAGCGTCATCCGAGGCGGACCTGCTGATCGCGGCGGAACAGCTCGGCAGCGCGGGCAGGACCTGCGAGATGGCGGTCCGTTATGCACGGGAACGTACCCAATTCGGCAGATCCATCGGATCCTTCCAGGCCGTCAAGCATCTCTGCGCCCAGATGCTCGTACGCACCGAGGTCGCGCGTGCCGCCGTGTACGCGGCGTCAGTCACCGGTGACGGAGCGGAGATCACGGCGGCCAAGCTGCTCGCCGACGAGGCGGCGGAGCGTGGCGCGCGCGACTGCCTTCAGGTGCACGGCGGTATGGGCTTCACCTGGGAGGCGGACGTGCATCTGCATCTGAAGCGTGCCTGGGTGCGGGCGGGCCTCGGAAAGGCGGCGGCCCGGGCGGAGGAGGAGCTCGCGGCGGCGCTGTGA
- a CDS encoding acyl-CoA dehydrogenase family protein, giving the protein MEFGFGPEDEEFRAEARAWLGEHLTGAFAGAAGRGGPGSEHEGAAERRAWERELGRGGWIGLGWDTDSRAYGNRRATLTQQVVWAEEYARVRAPGRHGHIGENLLAPTLLAYGSQEQRDEFLPPIARGDALWCQGYSEPGAGSDLAGLRTAAVLDGDVYRVTGQKIWTSLAHQADWCFVLARTEAGSCGHRGISFLLVPMDQPGRIEVRPIRQLTGTSEFNEVFFDGAVARASHVVGGVGNGWRVAMGLLGFERGVSTLVQQIGFAEELGAVVREAVDSGAVGDPVLRDRLVRQWAELRVMRWNALRTLGSSGGSGSSGGSRPDAGAPSVAKLLWGGWHQRLGELAMAVRGAVGAVGPGDWREDAPYELDALQRLFLFTRADTIYGGSDEIQRNIIAERVLGLPREAR; this is encoded by the coding sequence GTGGAATTCGGATTCGGTCCTGAGGACGAGGAGTTCCGGGCGGAGGCACGGGCGTGGCTCGGCGAGCATCTGACGGGGGCGTTCGCCGGGGCCGCGGGGCGCGGCGGGCCCGGCAGTGAGCACGAGGGCGCGGCGGAAAGGCGGGCCTGGGAGCGGGAGTTGGGCCGGGGCGGGTGGATCGGCCTCGGCTGGGACACGGACTCCCGCGCGTACGGGAACCGGCGGGCGACGCTGACCCAGCAGGTCGTCTGGGCGGAGGAGTACGCGCGGGTGCGGGCACCCGGACGCCACGGCCACATCGGCGAGAACCTGCTGGCCCCGACCCTGCTCGCGTACGGCAGCCAGGAGCAGCGGGACGAGTTCCTGCCGCCCATCGCGCGCGGGGATGCGCTGTGGTGCCAGGGGTACAGCGAGCCAGGGGCCGGGTCGGACCTGGCGGGGCTGCGGACGGCGGCGGTGTTGGACGGCGACGTGTACCGCGTCACCGGGCAGAAGATCTGGACCTCGCTCGCCCATCAGGCGGACTGGTGCTTCGTGCTTGCGCGCACGGAGGCGGGGTCGTGCGGGCACCGGGGGATCTCGTTCCTGCTGGTGCCGATGGACCAGCCCGGCCGCATCGAGGTGCGGCCCATCCGGCAGTTGACGGGAACGAGCGAGTTCAACGAGGTCTTCTTCGACGGGGCGGTCGCGCGCGCCTCGCACGTCGTGGGCGGCGTGGGCAACGGGTGGCGCGTCGCCATGGGGCTGCTCGGCTTCGAGCGGGGAGTCTCCACCCTCGTACAGCAGATCGGGTTCGCGGAGGAGCTGGGGGCCGTGGTCCGGGAGGCCGTCGACAGCGGGGCGGTCGGTGATCCCGTGCTGCGGGACCGGCTTGTGCGGCAGTGGGCGGAGTTGCGGGTCATGCGGTGGAACGCGCTGCGTACGTTGGGGAGTTCGGGGGGTTCGGGGAGTTCGGGGGGTTCGCGTCCTGATGCCGGGGCGCCGAGCGTGGCCAAGCTGTTGTGGGGCGGGTGGCATCAGCGGCTCGGCGAGCTGGCCATGGCGGTGCGGGGGGCGGTAGGGGCGGTCGGCCCCGGGGACTGGCGCGAGGACGCCCCGTACGAACTCGACGCCCTGCAACGGCTGTTCCTCTTCACGCGGGCCGACACCATCTACGGCGGCTCGGACGAGATTCAGCGGAACATCATCGCCGAGCGTGTGCTCGGCCTGCCGAGGGAGGCGCGATGA